Part of the Streptomyces europaeiscabiei genome is shown below.
CGCCTCGACGACGAGACGCTGTCGTTCTTCGACCCATCCTCGCGAGAACTCCTGCGGGTGCGGCCCAACCCGCTGACCGGAGAGGAAGTGCGTCGGCTGCGGGGCCTGCGTCCGGCCGGACCGCCACCGCGGCCGGGCATCGAGCCGGTGCGGGTGCAGCGGCGGATCAGTGCTGTGGGCACGATCATGGTCTGCCGCCAGAGCGTCTCCCTCGGCCGCCCGTACGCAGGCCAGACGGTGACCGTGCACGTGTCTGAGACGACGATCACCGTCGAGCTGGACGGGCAGGTCCGGGTCATCCGGCGCACGACCGACATTCCCGTCCGCCACGTCAAGGCGAACAAGCCCTACAAGGTTTCCGATGTTGTCTAGGCCCACCGTCAAGCATCATCTGGGACCAGAACGTCAAACATCACCTGGGACTAGACACGTAGGCCAGGGGAGCGGCCGAGCAGCGTGCGAGGAACACATGGGCACCGTGGACCGGCCCCGGACCTGCGAGAGAGGTCGTCGGACAGCCGATCAACCATGCCTCGCCGCTTCGAGCAATCGCGATACGCAACGACGGCACGGCGGCAAGCGGGAGCAATGACCGAGCACATACCGGACAACGAAATGGGGTCGACCAGCATTCACGTCGGGGACACGGAACAGGTGGCCGCGCTGGTCAGAGAGATGCGCGCCATGGTCGGCCGCCTCAGGAGGGAGACGATGGAGTTGCGAGAGGAAGTGGCCCGGCTCAGGACTACGGCTTCGGCTGCTGAGCTGCCTTCAACTCCTCGACCTCACGGCGCAGTTCCTGATGATCAGCGCTGAGTGCGCGGATTTCGTCGCGTAGTGCTGTGAGCGTCTCAGCGAGGGTGGCCCCGGCGGCATCGGCGTCGTCGGGTCCTCCCTCCCCTGGCTCTGCCTGGCCCGGCCTCTCGCCCTTCTTCGACAAGTACCAGGCTGGCGCGGTGTAGTTCGCAGAGAACTCGCCCCCACCGTCATGGTCTGCGACGAAGCTCCCCCGACCATGGATCGTGTAGATCAAGCCCTCGTCGCGCAGCACGTTGAGCGCGGACCTCATGGTCATGTTGGCTACGCCGAAGCGCTCCTGCAGCTCGCGAATGGCCGGCATCTGCTCGCCGGGCTTGATCCGCCCCTGCAAGATGTCGCGCCGAAGCTCGTCGGCAGCGTGCTGATACGGCGGCCGGCGGTCCTGCTTGCTCTCTGGCGCGGGGCTCATGGCCCAAGAGTAGCGATTTCTAGCACCCCTAGCACACCCCACTGACATAGGTGACCCATGTCAGTTGATACCTAGCTCACCCGATTCACTTGACACTGCTAGGTCAGCTATGTTCAATGGTGATCACGCCCACCGCCCCGGTGAAGCGCAATCGAAAGGACCCAACTCTCATGGCACGCATCCGTGTTGGCCTGCTCCCCACCTCCTCGTTCATGGTCGGCACCCTGCCGGTGCCCAAGTACGCGGACCAGGAGAAGACGCAGTTCGCCACCGACCGTGAGACCGGCGCGAAGCTCTACACGATCACCCTCTTCTTCATGGAGGAGGACCGTGCCGAAGCTCTGAAGATCACCGTTCCGGAGACCGGTCTGCCCAACGGCCTCCGGCCCGGTGTCCCGGTCATGCCGGTAGAGCTGTTCGCCACTCCGTGGGCGCGCATCTTCAACGGCTCGCTCTCGGACGGCATCGCCTACCGCGCGGGTCGGCTGGACCTGGTGGCCCCCACCGCTGAGGCGGCGTGAACGACACCGATCTCCGGTCCGGCGCTGAGTGCGGCTACCCGCTGCCTCACGCCGGGCCGGATGCCCGGTTCACCGAATTGCTCGTGCACTCGGCGGCGGCCGTACTCGTCGGCTACGGCTATCCCCGCATCGACGCCCCGCCAGATCGGGCGGCCCTCGAATCGGCCCTCATGGCCTTCCTCTACAACCCGTTGGAGAACCGCACATGAAAGATCCGAACACCCCGGCGGAAGGCGTCCTCGGTCACATCCCGCTCGTCGTCGCCCTGGCGCTCGCCGTGCTGGCCGGATGGTCGATCTGGTGGATGGTCCGCTACGCGTGCGCCGATGCCATGACCCGGCAGTCCATACGGCAGGCCATACGCGTGCGGTGGGGCTGGAAGCGGCTCGCGCCGATGCTCAGGCTGTCGGCCACGGACAAGACCCCGACCGCGCTGGCATCGATGGCGAACGCCAACGGCAAGCCCACCAAACCCCGTGTCCTCATCCCCACCTTGAAGGTGAAGCACGACGCGTACGGGGTGATCGCGCGGGCACAGTGCCTGCCCGGCGTCGGCCTCCAGCAATTCCAGAAGGCGGGCCCGCACCTGGCCGATGCCTGGCGGTGCACACGGGTCGCGGTCACCCAGGACAAGCCTGGGCAGGTGCTCATCCGGGGTGTGCGACTGGACCCACTGAAGTTCCCCACCGAGCACCACCCCACGGGTGAGCCACCGGAGGAGACTGCCCGGTGGGATCTGGGCCTGGACGAGTACGCACAACCGGTGTCCGTGAACCTCACGCAGGTGCCCGGCGTGACCGTGGCCGGCCTTCCCGGCTTCGGCAAAACCAGCCTGATCAACCAGCTTCTCTCCGACTGGGCACCCTCGCCCGCAGTGCAGTTCGCCTGCGCTGACGGCAAGGTGTCGGCAGCGTACGAAGGCGACTACGCCGACTGGGTCCAACGCATGTTCGCCTTCGTCGGCGATGACCTGGAAGAGGCCAACAAGCTGTTCCGGCAGCTGGTGGAGCTGCGCCGCGCCCGCTCGGCCTCGGTGCGCCAGGTGCTCGGAGTGAAGTCCGTGTGGGACGTCGGCCCCTCCGAGAGCTGGCCCCTGGTCGTGCTGATCGTCGACGAAGCCCACACCTACTTCCGCGACCACAAGGGCAGCGACCAGCAGACGAAGAAGCTGGCCGCGCTCGCCGCCGAGAACGCCCGGCTCGTGGAAGACCTGGTGAAAAAGGGCCGGTCCGTGGGACTGCTCGTCATCCTCACCACGCAAAAGTCCACCGGCGACGCGATCCCCACCTTCATCCGCGACGTGTGCCCCGTGGGCCTGAGCTTCGCCCAGAAGACTGCCGAAGCCGCGGTGGCCGCGCTCGGCGACGAGATCCGGGAATGGCCGGACGCCAACCCCATCAACCTCCAGGACCCCACATACGTCGGCGTCGCGTCGATGAACCACCAGTCGCAACCCGGCTTCACCCGCATCCGCACCCCGTACGTACCCGACGCGGAAGCGGCTCGCATCGCCGAAGAGACAGCGAACCTCACCGCCGACCCCTCCGCCCTGCTGGAAGCCTTCCTTGGCCCTCGCGTGGCGGACGTGGATCTCACGAAGCTCGACGCCTGAACAGCGCGCCCCACCGCCCCCGCACGTCCCCGACACCCAGGAGAGGAGGTGAACACTCATGACAGAAGACCGGATCACTCAGCGCACCATCACCGCCGTCATGATCGTCATTGCCGCGCTGGCGTTCGTCTTCTCCTTCGGCAACGTCTGGTCCCTCGCCCTGCGCCTCGGCGTCCCCGGCCCGATCGCACCGCTCATCGCCCCGATGGTGGACCTGTCCGTGGTCGGCCTCCTGGTCGCCCTTCGCTACCTCTCCCTGCGCGGCCTGCCCGCAGACCAGATGACGGCTGCGACCCGCCTCATGCACTTCTCCGGACTGCTGACCCTCGCCCTCAACGTCGCCGAACCGATCGTCGCCGGACACTACGGCCGCGCCGCCGTCGACGCGGTGGCCCCGCTGCTCCTCCTCGGCTGGGGCTCCGTCGGCCCGCAGCTCCTGCGCGCCTTCCACACCGTTGCGCGCCCCGCCGTACCGGCACCGCTGCCGGACGAGATCGAGTCGGAGCCCGCGACTGGCCCCGAAGCCCCCAGCCCTGCGGAGCCGCCCCCGGCCCCGGTCGCTCCTCCGATCGCCCCGGCTCCCGCTCCCGCTTCACCCGTGGTCAAGGTCCCTGAGCCGCTGCTGACCGAAGCACGCTCCATCGCGACATCCCACCGCACCGAGCACGGTGAGCCGATCACGGCGGTCCAGCTCAAGACGCGACTCGGGATCGGCCTGCCCATGGCCACCGCGCTGCACGCCGCTCTGTAGGGCCATCCCTTCCGCCGGCTTTCCCGGCACCCACCACCGCCACCGCCCCCTGGGCCCGACTCGCCATGCCTGCGGGCAGCAGCCCGAGCGCACTGAATCGCTGCTGCCCGCAGGTCCTCACCCTCGCGCCAGAGAGGACACCCCGCCACCCATGCGCCGCCCCCTCGACCTGCGCCACGTCATCAGCCCCGGCCTGCGGGACCTGGTCGAACTGGCCAACACCGACGACTTCGACCGCGTGACGGAACAGGTCCGCGACCTGCGCGGCTGCACCAGCCCCGTCAACCTCCACGGCTGGACGATCACCACCGACCAGACCACCAAGCAAGTCGTCCGCTCCTACCGCTCCGAGGACGAACCCTCCGGCCGCCTCCTCACCACCTGCGGCAACCGCCGCGCCTCCCGCTGCCCGGCCTGCTCCCGCCTCTACGCGGCCGACACCTACCACCTGATCAAGGCCGGACTGTCGGGAGGCAAGAACGTCGCCGAAGCCGTCCGCGACCACCCCCGCGCCTTCGTCACCCTCACCGCCCCGTCCTTCGGCCCCGTCCACAACCGCCCC
Proteins encoded:
- a CDS encoding cell division protein FtsK codes for the protein MKDPNTPAEGVLGHIPLVVALALAVLAGWSIWWMVRYACADAMTRQSIRQAIRVRWGWKRLAPMLRLSATDKTPTALASMANANGKPTKPRVLIPTLKVKHDAYGVIARAQCLPGVGLQQFQKAGPHLADAWRCTRVAVTQDKPGQVLIRGVRLDPLKFPTEHHPTGEPPEETARWDLGLDEYAQPVSVNLTQVPGVTVAGLPGFGKTSLINQLLSDWAPSPAVQFACADGKVSAAYEGDYADWVQRMFAFVGDDLEEANKLFRQLVELRRARSASVRQVLGVKSVWDVGPSESWPLVVLIVDEAHTYFRDHKGSDQQTKKLAALAAENARLVEDLVKKGRSVGLLVILTTQKSTGDAIPTFIRDVCPVGLSFAQKTAEAAVAALGDEIREWPDANPINLQDPTYVGVASMNHQSQPGFTRIRTPYVPDAEAARIAEETANLTADPSALLEAFLGPRVADVDLTKLDA
- a CDS encoding DUF2637 domain-containing protein; the encoded protein is MTEDRITQRTITAVMIVIAALAFVFSFGNVWSLALRLGVPGPIAPLIAPMVDLSVVGLLVALRYLSLRGLPADQMTAATRLMHFSGLLTLALNVAEPIVAGHYGRAAVDAVAPLLLLGWGSVGPQLLRAFHTVARPAVPAPLPDEIESEPATGPEAPSPAEPPPAPVAPPIAPAPAPASPVVKVPEPLLTEARSIATSHRTEHGEPITAVQLKTRLGIGLPMATALHAAL
- a CDS encoding GntR family transcriptional regulator; translated protein: MSPAPESKQDRRPPYQHAADELRRDILQGRIKPGEQMPAIRELQERFGVANMTMRSALNVLRDEGLIYTIHGRGSFVADHDGGGEFSANYTAPAWYLSKKGERPGQAEPGEGGPDDADAAGATLAETLTALRDEIRALSADHQELRREVEELKAAQQPKP
- a CDS encoding SCO3933 family regulatory protein, with the translated sequence MARIRVGLLPTSSFMVGTLPVPKYADQEKTQFATDRETGAKLYTITLFFMEEDRAEALKITVPETGLPNGLRPGVPVMPVELFATPWARIFNGSLSDGIAYRAGRLDLVAPTAEAA